GCCGTGCGTGGCCGTGATGCCGTGCTCGGCGAGCAGCGCATACAGCGAAGCGTCGCGCAGATCCGCGCCGAGGGTCACCTCGCCCACGTCCTGCGGCATCCACGTCGTCGACAGCGACCAGGCGTCGTCGTCGACGTGACGCAGTCGGGTGAGGACGACGACCGGGGAGCCCTCGGCGATCTCGAGGGCGGCCGCGACCTCGGCATCCGCTTCGATCGTCTCGTGGCGCAGGATGTCGCTGCGCACGTGTCCGCCACGGCGCTCGACCTCGTCGAACAGACCGACCAGCGTGTGCACCAGCGACTCCGCCGTGCGCGGGCGTGCCACGAACGTGCCCTTGCCCTTGACGCGCTCGACCAGTCCCTCGTGCTCCAGCTGCGCCAGGGCCTGACGCACCACGGTGCGCGAGACGCCGTACTGCTCGCACAGCCGGTGCTCGCCGGGCAGCGGGTCGCCGGGCTGCAGCCGGTCGTTCTCGATGTGCTCGACGATCAGCCGGCGCAGCTGGTCGTACATGGGCGCGGCGGAACGCCGGTCGATTCCGGTGACGGTGCTCATCAGTATGCGACTCCCGCGTGCAGGATGACGTTGGCGTACGGGGTGAACTCTCCGGAGCGCACGAAAGCGCGCGCCGCGTGGGTCTGCTTCTTGAACTCGACGTGCGGCACCAGCTCGATCTCGATGCCCGGCAGTCGTTCGCGCAGCGCCTCGAGCACGTGGGGGCTGGCTTCGGCGACCTCGGCGGAGACCGTGGCGCCCTCCACGACGAGTTCGGCCAGGATCGTGTCGAGCACGTCCAGGAACGCCGGAGCGCCGGGGCGGTAGGCCAGATCGATGCGCTCGGCGTCCGGGGGGATCGGCAGCCCGGCATCCGTCACGACGATCAGATCTGTGTGCCCGGTCTCGCTGATCACACGGGACAGCGCGGGGTTGATGGTGGTGGATGTCTTGCGCATGGGGCTCCTTCGGGCCGCGTGGTGTCAGCGCGGGTTCTGCGCCAGCAGGGCGTCGACCTCGTCGCGACGCGGCAGGCTGGGCGAGGCGCCCTGCCTGGTCACGGCGATGGCGCCGGCGGCGCTGGCCAGACGGGTGGCCTCGGCGAGCGTCCAGCCCTCGGCGAGTGCGGCGCCCAGATAGCCGGCATAGGCGTCGCCGGCGGCGGTGGTGTCGACCGGGCTGACGGGGATCGGGTCGATGAACGTGGTGCCCTCGGCGGTCACGACGCAGGAGCCCTTCTCGGCCATCGTGATCACGGCAGAGCCGACGCCCTGCGCGAGGAACCACTGTCCGGCGCGTTCGGCGGATGCCGCATCCGTCACCTCGATGCCGCTGAGCAGGGACGCCTCGGTCTCATTGGGCGTGACGATGTCGATGTTGCGCCACACCTCGGCATCCAGCGGCGCGGCCGGTGCCGGATCCAGTACCACCGTCATGCCGTGCGCGCGGGCGCGCGAGGTGATGTGCAGGGTGAGGGATGCCGGAGTCTCGAGCTGGGTGAGCAGGACGGAGGTCGTGGGTGCCAGCGCCTCGAGTGCCGCGTCGATCTGCTCGGGGCTGAGCTGCGCGTTGGCGAGCGGCACCATGACGATGTCGTTCTGGGCGGACGCGTCGACGCGGATGTGCGCGATGCCGGTGGGGCCCGGGACAGTGCGCAGGTGTGTGAGATCGACGCCCGCGGCGGAGAGCCCGTCGACGATGAGGTCGTGGAAGAGGTCGTCGCCCACGCAGCCGACGAAGCTGGTCCTGGCGCCGGCGAGACCGGCCGAGACGGCCTGATTCGCACCCTTGCCGCCCAGCAGCAGGGTGAACTGGTCGCCGAGGATGGTCTCTCCGCGTGCGGGCAGGCGCTGCGAGAAGGTGGTCACATCGGCGGTCACGCTGCCGACGATCACGACACCCGTGCGGCTGGTCTGGTCGCTGGTCATACTCTCCCGATCGGCTTCTGGGCGTCGTCGTCTTTGACTTCGGCTGACCCTGTCATTACATTAGCCGCATCCCCGCTTGTAACGACAGGTGGGGACCGGTGCGCCCGTGGCGGGCCGCTGTGCCTGCGAAGAGGAGACCGGATGACCGCGCCGCGGCTGTATGTGGACAGTGCTGACGTCGAACGCGTCGGGAGGCTGCTCTCCGCGGGCGTCGTGCACGGAGTTACCACCAACCCCACCATCCTCGAACGCGGCGGGCGCGCGGCATCCGAGATCCCCGCGCTGTACGAGCGCTGGACCGCGGAGGGCGCCGACGAGGTCTTCTTCCAGACCTGGGGCGGGGATCGGGAGTCATACCTGCGCAACGCCTCCGGCATCCTCGCGCTCGGCGACCGGGTCGCCGTGAAGGTGCCGGCGACCGCCGAGGGCTTCGCCGCGGCATCCGCTCTGGTGCGCGACGGTGCCACGGTGCTCGTCACCGCCGTCTACACGGTCGCGCAGGCGCTCGCGTGCGCCAGCATCGGCGTGCGCTACATCGCGCCGTACCTGGGCCGGATGCGGGACGCCGGACTCGACGGCTCCGGGATCATCGCCCGCATGCAGAGCGTGTGCGCGGACAGCGACACGAACGTCCTGGCCGCCAGCCTGCGCTCGCCGGATGACATCGTCGAACTGCGCGAGTCGGGTGTGCCGTATTTCACCGCGGCTCCCGATGTGCTCGACGCGCTGCTGTTCGACTCCGTGAGCGACTCGTCTTCGGCCGAGTTCGATGCCGCGATGGTGCGGCTCGGGGCGTAGGCGGCTCCTGGCCGAGGCCCGCCGGCGCGGGCGTGGCCCCCAGGTATCGTGTTCGCGCTCAGGTCGCGATTCGTCCCGCTTTCGGCATCACCTGGTGGTTCAGGTCGCAATCGATCCCGCTTTCCCGGCATCTTTCCGGGACGAAGTGCGACCTGAACAGGTGGGACGGATGCTGTGGAGCGGATGCTGTGGACGGCCGCATCCACACGATCCGCGGCGTCAGGCGGACGTCGCCTGACGCAGCCACCGCTCGATGCCCGCGACGTGGGCCGTGGCGAGGGAGGTCGCCAGCGCCGAATCGTGCTGGCCGATCGCCTCGGCGATGGCGCGGTGCTCCGACAGGGTGCGTTCGACGGCGCCCTGCTCGGTGAGTCCTCGCCACACCCGGGCGCGGATCGTCTGACTGCCGAGGCTGTCGATCAGACTGGACAGATAGCCGTTGCGGGTGAGGCTCACGATCTCGCCGTGGAATCGGATGTCGTGGGCGACCAGGTCGTCGATGCTCACGTCGTTCGGGTCCACGGACGACACCTCGTCGAGCAGCCGCTGAGCATCGTCGTCGGAGGCGTTGCCCGCAGCGAGGCCGGTGGCCTGGGATTCCAGCATCCGCCTCACCGCGAACAACTCGAGCAGTGAGTCGTCGTCGTGCATGTCGACGACGAAGCTGATCGCCTCCAGCAGCAGATGCGGCTCGAGGCTGGTGACGTAGGTGCCGTCGCCGCGGCGCACATCGAGGATGCGGATGACCTCGAGCGCCTTGACCGCTTCGCGCATGGAGTTGCGCGACAGGCCAAGCCTCTCGGCGAGCTCCTTCTCGGGCGGCAGACGGTCGCCGGGACCCAGTTCGCCGGCAACGATCATCGCTTTGATCTTCTCGATCGCCTCGTCCGTGACAGCCATGGCCACATCCTCGCACAATGATCCGATGTCTGCGCCGACATGTGTGACGATGGAGGCATGCGTGTTGTCGACAGCCACCTGCACCTCTGGGATCCTGCAGTTCTGATGTACAGCTGGCTGGGTGGCGACCTGGACGACACGTTCGCGGCGGATCGGCTGCGCGAGGATCGCATCGAAGACGTCGACCAGCAGGTGGCGGTGTTCGTTCAGGCCGGCGCCGCACCGAAGCAGGCGATCGACGAGGTGCGCTGGGTGGAGTCCATCGCGTCCGCCGCAGGTGTGGTCGCGATCGTCGCCGACGCCCGGCTGCATCGGCGGCGCAAGCTGCTGAAGCATCTGGATGCGCTCGCCGAGCACGACCTCGTCGTGGGCGTCCGTCACCTGCTGCAGGATGAGAAGGACGGCTTCGCCCGTCGCCGGGACTTCATCGAAGGCGCCCGCGAGCTCGCTGCGCGCGGGCTCACGTTCGACGCCTGCGTGCGGCACCATCAGATTCCGGATGTGACTGCGCTGGGACAAGCCGTGCCAGGGCTGCGGATCGTGCTCGATCATCTCGGCAAGCCCGCCATCGGCACCGTCGAGCAGCCCCTCCCGCCGAGCCCCGAGTGGCTGCGCGACCTGCGCGCGCTCGCGGCGAACTCGAACGTCTTCGTCAAGCTCTCCGGGCTCCCGGCGGAGTCGAACGGGGACATCGATGAGGACCAGATGGAGCCGTTCCTGGATGCCGTTGCCGAGGCGTTCGGCGAGGACCGGCTGATGTGGGGCAGCGACTGGCCGGTGTCGTCCACCGCATCCCTCGATTCCGAAGGCAGCTACTTCACCGTGGGCAACCGCGACGACTGGTGCCACACCGTCGCTGGTTGGGCGAAGGATCGCGGCCTGGACACCGAGAAGGTCTTCTGGTCGAATGCCGTGCGCTTCTACGGCATCCGCTGACCGCGGCCCGGCCCGGCCTGGCCCGGATCCGACCTGGCCGTCCTGCCCGGACCGGGACCCACCCGTCCAGGTCGCAGTTATGGTCGCCATTCACAGGGATTGGCGGCAACGGTTGCGACCTGGGGGACGACGTTCGGCAACGGGGGCGTTCAGGTCGCAGTTATGGTCGCCATCCGACGGGCTTAGCAGCAAGAAC
Above is a genomic segment from Microbacterium sp. W4I4 containing:
- a CDS encoding ribokinase — encoded protein: MTSDQTSRTGVVIVGSVTADVTTFSQRLPARGETILGDQFTLLLGGKGANQAVSAGLAGARTSFVGCVGDDLFHDLIVDGLSAAGVDLTHLRTVPGPTGIAHIRVDASAQNDIVMVPLANAQLSPEQIDAALEALAPTTSVLLTQLETPASLTLHITSRARAHGMTVVLDPAPAAPLDAEVWRNIDIVTPNETEASLLSGIEVTDAASAERAGQWFLAQGVGSAVITMAEKGSCVVTAEGTTFIDPIPVSPVDTTAAGDAYAGYLGAALAEGWTLAEATRLASAAGAIAVTRQGASPSLPRRDEVDALLAQNPR
- the rbsD gene encoding D-ribose pyranase, producing MRKTSTTINPALSRVISETGHTDLIVVTDAGLPIPPDAERIDLAYRPGAPAFLDVLDTILAELVVEGATVSAEVAEASPHVLEALRERLPGIEIELVPHVEFKKQTHAARAFVRSGEFTPYANVILHAGVAY
- a CDS encoding GntR family transcriptional regulator, with protein sequence MSTVTGIDRRSAAPMYDQLRRLIVEHIENDRLQPGDPLPGEHRLCEQYGVSRTVVRQALAQLEHEGLVERVKGKGTFVARPRTAESLVHTLVGLFDEVERRGGHVRSDILRHETIEADAEVAAALEIAEGSPVVVLTRLRHVDDDAWSLSTTWMPQDVGEVTLGADLRDASLYALLAEHGITATHGVRSAEATVATHEQAGLLGVSAGSALLRLRSVSRDGASRPIEFFIAYHRGDRSRFEFQLGPDSAQGTLVRIP
- a CDS encoding FadR/GntR family transcriptional regulator translates to MAVTDEAIEKIKAMIVAGELGPGDRLPPEKELAERLGLSRNSMREAVKALEVIRILDVRRGDGTYVTSLEPHLLLEAISFVVDMHDDDSLLELFAVRRMLESQATGLAAGNASDDDAQRLLDEVSSVDPNDVSIDDLVAHDIRFHGEIVSLTRNGYLSSLIDSLGSQTIRARVWRGLTEQGAVERTLSEHRAIAEAIGQHDSALATSLATAHVAGIERWLRQATSA
- a CDS encoding transaldolase family protein, which gives rise to MTAPRLYVDSADVERVGRLLSAGVVHGVTTNPTILERGGRAASEIPALYERWTAEGADEVFFQTWGGDRESYLRNASGILALGDRVAVKVPATAEGFAAASALVRDGATVLVTAVYTVAQALACASIGVRYIAPYLGRMRDAGLDGSGIIARMQSVCADSDTNVLAASLRSPDDIVELRESGVPYFTAAPDVLDALLFDSVSDSSSAEFDAAMVRLGA
- a CDS encoding amidohydrolase; this encodes MRVVDSHLHLWDPAVLMYSWLGGDLDDTFAADRLREDRIEDVDQQVAVFVQAGAAPKQAIDEVRWVESIASAAGVVAIVADARLHRRRKLLKHLDALAEHDLVVGVRHLLQDEKDGFARRRDFIEGARELAARGLTFDACVRHHQIPDVTALGQAVPGLRIVLDHLGKPAIGTVEQPLPPSPEWLRDLRALAANSNVFVKLSGLPAESNGDIDEDQMEPFLDAVAEAFGEDRLMWGSDWPVSSTASLDSEGSYFTVGNRDDWCHTVAGWAKDRGLDTEKVFWSNAVRFYGIR